The genomic segment AAAAGCATGGTTAGACAAGTCCACGGTACTTAATACAAAATCAGCGGCCGAATTCAAACAATTTTTACAGAATAAATAACTTTGAAAAAGAAGGATGACTAATGGATAAAAAAGTAGAAGCAATTTTAGAATTTGATAAAATAAAAAAACAACTGACCGAATTTGCTTCTTCCTCACTTGGAGAACAAGCTATTTTAGCGTTAACTCCAGATACGGACTTTCAAGTAGTTCAAAAAGCACAACTTGAAACCGAAGAAGGAGCGAAAATTATTCGTTTGCGTGGCAGCGCGCCAATTACTGGTTTGACCGATGTAAATGCCCATTTGAAACGGCTTGAAATCGGCGGGGATTTAAATGGTTTAGAAATTTACCAAATCGGTAGCAACCTTCGCGTAAGTCGTCAAATGAAAAACTTTATGGCGGATTTACATGAAGTAGGCGTGGAACTTCCACTTCTCGGCGCACTTTCAGAGGAACTTTTAGTATTAAAAGATGTGGAAGAAGATATCACCATCTCAATAGATGAAAGCGGGAAAGTACTCGATACTGCAAGTGAAGCACTAAGTTCGATTCGCCGGACTTTACGCCGTACCGAAGACCGAGTACGCGAAAAATTAGAATCATATTTGCGCGATCGTAACGCTTCAAAAATGTTAAGTGACGCCGTTATTACGATTCGAAATGATCGCTATGTTATTCCCGTGAAGCAAGAATATAAAGGCCATTACGGCGGAATTGTTCACGATCAATCCGCTTCTGGTCAAACTCTCTTTATCGAACCACAAAGCGTAGTAGATTTAAACAATGAACGAAAAGCACTTCAAGCAAAAGAAAATCAAGAAATCGAACGTATTCTTGCTGAAATTTCTGCATCATTAGCTGGGTGGATTAAGGAAATTCATCATAATACCTTTATTCTTGGACGATTTGATTTTATTCTTGCCAAAGCACGTTTTGGTAAGGCGATGAAAGCTGTAACACCGCATTTAAGCGATAATGGAGTTGTTCGACTTTTTGCAGCAAGACATCCACTACTAGAAGCAGATAAAGTGGTTGCCAATGATATTTATTTAGGGGAAGATTTCACGACTATTGTTATTACTGGACCAAATACAGGCGGAAAAACCATCACACTGAAAACATTAGGGTTGCTCACTTTGATGGCGCAATCTGGTTTACAAATTCCTACCCAAGAAGATTCAACCATTGCCGTATTTGAACATGTCTTTGCTGATATTGGTGACGAACAATCCATCGAACAAAGCTTAAGTACTTTCTCATCACATATGACTAATATCGTTTCCATTTTAGCAAAAGTAAATCACAAATCACTTATTTTGTATGATGAACTTGGCGCTGGAACGGATCCACAAGAAGGAGCAGCCCTTGCGATTTCGATTTTAGATGCGAGCCATGCAAAAGGGGCAAGTGTTGTTGCGACGACTCATTACCCAGAACTAAAAGCATATGGTTATAATCGTGCTCATGCGACCAATGCTTCAGTAGAGTTCAATGTTGAAACCCTAAGCCCAACTTATAAATTACTGATTGGCGTACCAGGACGAAGCAATGCCTTTGATATTTCTCGTCGATTAGGCTTAAGTGAAACAATCATAACCGAAGCAAGAAGCTTAGTTGATACAGAAAGCGCCGACTTAAATGATATGATTTCTAGTTTAGAAGAAAAACGAAATCTTGCTGAATCAGAATACGAAGAAGCACGGGAACTAGCTCGTGGGGCCGACGCTTTACTTAAAGACTTACAAAAAGAAATCAGCAACTACTACCAACAAAAAGATAAATTAATCGAACAAGCGAGTAACAAAGCAGCTAAAATTGTTGAAAAAGCAGAAGCAGAGGCAGAAGAAATTATCCACGAACTCCGCACGATGCAATTAAACGGAGCGGCTGGAATAAAAGAGCATGAACTAATCGACGCTAAAACAAGACTAGGTAAAGCAAAACCAAAAACAATCAACAAAACAATTCCACAAGCACCGAAACAAAAGCCACATGTTTTTAAAAATGGCGATAATGTTCGCGTGCTCTCACTTGGACAAAAAGGAACGCTATTAAACAAAATAAACAACACAGAATGGAATGTGCAAATCGGCATTATCAAAATGAAAATCAAAACAACCGATTTAGAATACATTCAACCCGAAAAACCGAAAAAACAACGCATTATCACATCTGTCCATAGTAGCGATTCCCCAGCAAAAAGTGAACTAGATTTGCGCGGTGAACGCTACGAAGACGCCCTCCAAAAAGTAGATAAATATCTTGATGAAGCCTTACTTGCAGGTTATCCACAAGTAGCAATTATCCACGGTAAAGGAACAGGCGCGCTTAGAACAGGTGTCACCGAATACTTGAAAAATCATCGCATGGTTAAATCCATCCGTTTCGGGGCAGCTGCAGAAGGCGGAAACGGCGTCACCATCGTTGAGTTCAAGTAAACTACTGAGCAAAAATATAGCTCGAAATAGGTGTAAATGCTATACTGTGGTTACAAAAGTCATAAGGAGTGAATAATCATGGTAAAAGAAATTACAGATGCAACATTTGAGCAAGAAACTAGCGAAGGCTTAGTATTAACAGATTTCTGGGCAACATGGTGTGGTCCTTGCCGCATGGTGGCTCCAGTTTTAGAAGAAATACAAGAAGAACGCGGCGATACACTTAAAATCGTCAAAATGGACGTAGATGAAAACCCAGAAACACCAGGTAGCTTCGGTGTTATGAGTATTCCAACACTTCTTATCAAAAAAGACGGTGAAGTAGTCGATACAATCATCGGTTACCGTCCAAAAGAAGAACTGGATGAAGTCATCAACAAATACGTTTAAAATTATGCTAAAATAAAAGAAGCTTCAGACTAACCAAAGTCGGAGCTTCTTTTTAAATGCGTAACTGGAGTTGATAAAATGTCTTCTGAACATATCCAAAACAAATTAGCGCTATTACCAGACCAACCAGGTTGTTACTTGATGAAAGATAGACAAGGAACGATTATTTATGTCGGTAAAGCAAAAATTTTAAAAAATCGTGTTCGTTCTTATTTTTCAGGGACACATGATAGTAAAACGCAACGCTTAGTCCAAGAAATTGTTGACTTTGAATATATCGTAACATCTTCCAATGTAGAAGCATTATTGCTTGAAATTAACTTAATTAAAAAGCATGATCCACGCTTTAACATTCGGCTAAAAGATGATAAAACCTACCCATTTATAAAAATTACTAGCGAAAGACATCCGCGGCTAATTATTACTCGCCAAGTCAAAAAAGACAAAGGAAAATATTTCGGACCTTACCCAAACGTATACGCTGCAAATGAAGTGAAACGCATTTTAGATCGCTTGTATCCACTAAGAAAATGCAGCACACTACCAAACCAAGTCTGCTTATATTACCACTTAGGTCAATGTCTCGCTCCGTGCGTATTCGATGTCGAAGCAAGCAAATATAAAGAAATGCAAGATGAGATAGTCTCTTTCCTTAATGGTGGCTATAAAACTGTAAAAAATGACTTAATGAAAAAAATGCAACTCGCCGCAGAAAACATGGAATTCGAAAAAGCCGGCGAATTTCGCGACCAAATAAATGCGATTGAAACAACCATGGAAAAACAAAAAATGACGATGAATGATTTCGTAGACCGAGATGTTTTCGGCTACGCTATTGATAAAGGCTGGATGTGTGTCCAAGTTTTCTTCATTCGCCAAGGAAAATTAATCGAGCGCGACGTTTCACAATTTCCTTTTTATAATGACGCAGATGAAGATTTTCTTACTTTTATTGGTCAATTCTACCAAAAAACAAACCATATCCCACCAAAAGAAATTTACCTGCCAGATGACGTGGATAGTGAGGCAGTACAAGCTGTTGTTCCAGATACAAAAATCATCGTACCACAACGCGGCAACAAAAAAGATTTAGTGAAATTAGCATATAAAAATGCCAAAATAGCGCTAAACGAAAAATTCATGTTACTCGAACGAAACGAAGAGCGAACAGTTGGTGCTGTAGAACGACTTGGAGAAGCGATGGGAATTCCGACACCATCTCGCGTCGAAGCCTTCGATAACTCTAATATTCACGGAACAGACCCAGTTTCAGCAATGGTTACATTCCTCGACGGTAAACCAAGCAAAAACGATTACCGCAAATATAAAATTAAAACAGTCGAAGGTCCAGATGACTACGCAACGATGCGCGAAGTAATCCGTCGCCGATACTGGCGTGTACTAAAAGAAGGATTGCCAATGCCTGATTTAATTTTAATTGATGGCGGAAAAGGGCAGATTGACAGCGCCAAAGACGTCTTAACGAACGAACTTGGCCTAGATATTCCAGTAGCCGGACTTGCCAAAGACGACAAGCATCGGACTAGCCAGTTACTATTTGGTGACCCGCTAGAAATAATCCCACTAGAGCGAAATAGCCAAGAATTCTATTTACTACAACGAATGCAAGATGAAGTCCATCGTTTCGCCATCACTTTCCACCGCCAATTACGCAGCAAAACAGGCTTCCAGTCAATCCTCGATGGTATCCCAGGTGTTGGTCCAGGCAGAAAGAAAAAACTACTCAAACATTTTGGCTCAATGAAAAAATTAAAAGAAGCTTCCATTCAAGAAATCAAAGAAGCCGGCGTCCCGCTAAATGTAGCTGAAGAAGTTCACAAACATATTACCGCTTTCAATGAAAAAGCAAATAACACAGAACAAAAATAATTTTGAGCTTTTTTAGTGTAGAAATCCACTCACTTCTTAAACTCAGCCAATAACGTTAAAATGTTATTGGCTATTTTTTTATAGTTCGAAGTAAATCCATTCCCTCTTCCCTTCACTACATAAATGCGCTAAAATAAGAATATTGATGCAAAAAGATAATTAAGGCAGGGGGAACGATTGTGGGACTAGTGGTATTAAAATTTGGCGGAACTTCTGTCAGTACTGTGGATAAAATCGGAAAAACAGCTGATCAAGCCATTTATGAGAAAAAACAAGGAAATAAAGTCATTGTTGTCGTTTCTGCGATGGGAAAATCAACCGATAAATTAGTAGCAATGGCCGAAGAAATTAGTGAAGCACCAGATCATCGGGAAATGGATATGTTGCTTTCCACAGGAGAACAAATTACGATTTCCTTACTTGCGATGACGCTAAAAGAAAAAGGACATGACGCCATTTCTTATACAGGATGGCAAGCTGGAATTGAAACTGAAGCAGTTCATAGTAATGCGCGAATTGCTGATATCGATAGTGCTCGCATTGAATCTGCACTTGATGCTGGAAAAATCGTTGTTGTTGCAGGTTTCCAAGGATTAACAGCAGATGGTGAAATTACAACGCTCGGTCGCGGTGGTTCTGACACGACAGCTGTAGCCATTGCTTCTGCTCTGAAAGCGGAAAAATGCGCTATTTGTACTGATGTAGTTGGTGTTTTCACAACAGACCCTCGTTACGTAAAAAAGGCAAAAAAACTCGAACAAATTACTTATGATGAAATGCTAGAACTAGCAAACCTCGGAGCAGGAGTTCTACATCCACGCTCGGTTGAATATGCCAAAAATTTTCGGATTCCACTCGAAGTAAGAGCAAGCCATGAACAAGTTTCCGGAACGATGATAGAGGAGGATTTAACAATGGAAAATACTAAAGTAGTTCGTGGTATTGCTTTTGAAGACCAAATTACACGAGTAACGATTCACTGGAAACAAAAAGAAGCAATGCGCGTTTCTAAAGTTTTTACAAAATTAGCAGAAAATAATATTGATGTCGACATTATCATTCAAGGAATCACTGGTTTAGGCCACGGTAATCTATCATTCACTATTAAAACAAGTGCATTACTACAAACGCTAGCTGTTTTAGAAGAAAGTAAAGAACTTTTGCAAATTGAAAAATTAGAATCAGAGCAAGAGCTAGCAAAAGTCTCCATAGTTGGCTCTGGAATGGTAAGCAATCCTGGTGTAGCAGCTCAAATGTTTGAAGCACTTACCGAAAATAATATTCCAATCAAAATGATTAGTACCTCAGAAATTAAAGTTTCCACCGTAGTTCCCGCAAGAAAAATGGTAGAAGCAGCTCAAGTATTGCACGATCAATTTGATTTAGATAAATAAAAAAAGAGCTTGAAGTAGCCGACGAACTCCTTACAGAAAGAAGTTTTCCAGTTACCTCAAGTTTTTTTAGTAGCGTTCTTCGTTATCAATCGTTTCTTTACGATCCCACTTCACAATAATAGTTACTTGTTTTTTGCGTTTATCAATTTCATCATAACTTTCTGTGTAAAGCTCTTTTTGTGATTGTAGTTGTTCAGCGATAAAACCAGCTTCTAATTTAAAAGTAGGATTTTCTTGAGAAAGAAAACGCGAATTTACCATTTCACCTTCCAAAAGTAAATGCAATTCATCCTTCTTTTCCTTCAATGTGCTAAGTTTACCCCAAGAAGCTTTTTCAAAGAAATCAATAATCGCTTCAAATGAATCAAGCGGAAATTTACGTGCTAAATCTTTGCCAGCCCAGTATATAATGTGAGGTGCTTCATCTCCAAGTATTTCAGGGATTAAATAATTTCGTAGTAAATCTAAACCAAAGCTTGGAACGAGTATATGTTCTTCGTGTCCATTCTGTTCATTTTCTGTCATTTCGAATACCTCACTTTCATAACCCATTATAACCAAAATCACCCTAAAATGGAAAGCACAACAGAGAAATTTCTATAAAAACCTTTTTTTCATAAAAAAGACTTGCGAAAAAGCGGAAAAAATAAGAAAATGGAAGGTATAGATAAAAAAATTGGAAATAATAGAGAAATTGAGGCGAGACTGTGAAACAAGCTATTGGATTTATTGATTCGGGAGTTGGCGGTTTGACAGTGGTGCGAGAAGTGCTAAAACAGCTACCCCATGAACAAGTATATTACTTAGGTGATACCGCCCGTTGCCCATATGGACCACGAGATAAAGAAGAAGTACGCCAGTTTACATGGGAAATGACTAATTTTCTAGTAGACCGTGGCATCAAAATGTTAGTTATCGCATGTAATACCGCGACAGCAGCAGCTTTATATGATATCAGAGCAAAACTCGACATACCTGTTATCGGTGTTATCCAACCAGGTTCACGAGCTGCTTTAAAAGCAACAAGAAATAATAAAATCGGTGTGTTAGGAACCATTGGAACAGTCGAAAGTATGGCTTATCCGACCGCACTCAAAGGTTTAAACCGCCGAGTTGAAGTTGATTCTCTGGCTTGTCCAAAATTCGTATCGGTCGTCGAATCAGGCGAATACAAAAGCGCCATTGCCAAAAAAGTAGTAGCCGAATCACTTTTACCACTAAAAAGCACCAAGATTGATACAGTGATTTTAGGTTGTACCCATTATCCACTTTTAAAACCAATTATCGAAAATTTTATGGGGGATGATGTTGCGGTTATTAATTCAGGCGAAGAAACCGCAAGTGAAGTAAGTGCGCTACTTGATTACCATAATTTATTAGATGCTTCAGATAAAGAAATTCAGCACCGTTTTTTCACCACGGGCTCTACACAAATTTTTCAAGATATTGCTAAAGATTGGTTAAATATGCCAAAAATGACTGTAGAACATATAAAATTAGGAAAATAAGAGGTGCGCCAAATGAGAGTTGATGGAAGAGAAAGTAATGCATTACGAAAAATCGAAGTAACACCGGATTATTTAATGCACCCAGAAGGTTCGGTTTTAATTGCATCAGGAAATACAAAAGTAATTTGCTCCGCGAGTGTAGAAAATAAAGTACCACCGTTCATGCGTGGGGAAGGTCGCGGTTGGATTTCAGCTGAATATGCGATGTTACCACGAGCAACCAATACACGTAATATTCGTGAATCCTCCAAAGGTAAGGTGACTGGGAGAACAATGGAAATTCAACGTCTAATTGGTCGTGCTTTACGTGCCGTAGTTGATTTAGAAGCATTAGGCGAAAGAACGATTTGGTTAGATTGTGATGTCATCCAAGCAGATGGAGGCACAAGAACAGCCTCGATTACTGGTGCTTTTATCGCAATGGTGATGGCGATTGCTAAATTAGACGCAGAAGTTCCTTTTACTAAATTCCCAGTGAAAGATTTACTTGCTGCAACAAGCGTGGGCGTTTTAGAAGAAGGTGGAACAGTACTTGATTTGAATTATATAGAAGATAGTGCGGCCCAAGTAGACATGAACATTATCATGACTGGTAGTGGTGCCTTTGTAGAACTGCAAGGAACTGGTGAAGAAGCAACGTTCTCAGAAGCCGAACTTGCAGAATTAATCGCGCTCGGAAAAAAAGGAATTGCAGAATTAATCGAAATTCAAAAAGAAACACTCGGCGAAGAAGTCATAGCTAGAATTAAGGGGGAGTAATTACATGAGTAAAATTATTATTGCCACAGCAAATAAAGGAAAAGCAAAAGAATTTGAAAAAATCTTTGCGCAATATAATATCGAAGTAGCAACTCTCGCAGATTTTCCAGAAATTGGTGAAATTGAAGAGACAGGCACAACCTTTGCTGAAAATGCTGCTCTCAAGGCAGAAACGGTCGCTAGTTTGTTAAACCAAACCGTAATTGCTGATGATTCCGGTTTAATAGTAGATGCCCTTGACGGAGCTCCTGGCGTCTATTCCGCGCGTTATGCTGGAGTAGCTCACGACGATGCTAAAAATAACGAAAAACTACTCGCTAATCTACAAGGCGTTGAACCAGCAAAAAGAACTGCTCGTTTTCACTGTACGCTTGCAGTAGCAACACCTTCTGAGAAAACGAGTTTTTATACCGGCGAAGTAGAAGGCGTAATTGCAGAAGAATTATGTGGAACAAATGGTTTTGGCTATGATCCATTATTTTTCTTACCTGAATTTGGTTGCACAATGGCAGAAATACCTGCAGAAAAGAAAAATGAAATCAGCCACCGCGCGAATGCGATAAAAATGCTCGAAAAAGATTTAGCAGAAGTAGTAGAAAAAGTCACCAAAAAGTGAGAGAATAAGAAGCAGTAGCATGGGGGAGGAAATAAAATGAAATTATTAGTAGTTAGCGACAGCCACTCAGAACGTGACTGTTTAATTCATCTAAAAGAAAAATACGAAAACACAGTTGATGCAATGATACATTGTGGTGATTCTGAACTAGAAGCAGACGACCCAGCGATTGAGGGCTTCCACACAGTTCGCGGCAATTGTGATTTTGGCGGCGGTTTTCCAAATGATTGGGTAGGCGAAGTAGACGGTTACCGAATTTTCACCACTCATGGACACTTATACAACATCAAAATGACACTGATGAATTTAAGATACCGTGCACGCGAATTAAACGCTGATTTCGCGTTCTTTGGTCATTCTCATGAATTAGGAGTAGATATGCTAGATGATACCATTATCTTAAACCCAGGCAGCATCTCATTACCAAGAGGCCGCATCCGCATACAAACATACGCATTGATTGATTCTACAACAGAAGGAATTAAAGTTCGTTTCATGGACCGAGAAGATAATGAACTAACCGAGTTAACCCAAGTTTTCCCATTAACCAAATATAACTAGGTCAAAAGTCATCCGAAAAAGAAAAAATCCAATAACTTAAAGAAAACCATTGACAAACAAGCAATTTAAACATAAAATGGTATTTGGCTGTTGAAAAAACAGTGCCATTTGTCCTGATAGCTCAGCTGGATAGAGCAACGGCCTTCTAAGCCGTCGGTCGGGGGTTCGAATCCCTCTCAGGACGTAAACGAATAAAGATAGTGATACCAATGGTTATAATCGATTTGGTATCTTTATTTTATGCTGTAAATTTACTTGAAATTTACTCTAAGTGCACAAAAGTGCACACTTTGAATTA from the Listeria seeligeri serovar 1/2b str. SLCC3954 genome contains:
- a CDS encoding endonuclease MutS2 encodes the protein MDKKVEAILEFDKIKKQLTEFASSSLGEQAILALTPDTDFQVVQKAQLETEEGAKIIRLRGSAPITGLTDVNAHLKRLEIGGDLNGLEIYQIGSNLRVSRQMKNFMADLHEVGVELPLLGALSEELLVLKDVEEDITISIDESGKVLDTASEALSSIRRTLRRTEDRVREKLESYLRDRNASKMLSDAVITIRNDRYVIPVKQEYKGHYGGIVHDQSASGQTLFIEPQSVVDLNNERKALQAKENQEIERILAEISASLAGWIKEIHHNTFILGRFDFILAKARFGKAMKAVTPHLSDNGVVRLFAARHPLLEADKVVANDIYLGEDFTTIVITGPNTGGKTITLKTLGLLTLMAQSGLQIPTQEDSTIAVFEHVFADIGDEQSIEQSLSTFSSHMTNIVSILAKVNHKSLILYDELGAGTDPQEGAALAISILDASHAKGASVVATTHYPELKAYGYNRAHATNASVEFNVETLSPTYKLLIGVPGRSNAFDISRRLGLSETIITEARSLVDTESADLNDMISSLEEKRNLAESEYEEARELARGADALLKDLQKEISNYYQQKDKLIEQASNKAAKIVEKAEAEAEEIIHELRTMQLNGAAGIKEHELIDAKTRLGKAKPKTINKTIPQAPKQKPHVFKNGDNVRVLSLGQKGTLLNKINNTEWNVQIGIIKMKIKTTDLEYIQPEKPKKQRIITSVHSSDSPAKSELDLRGERYEDALQKVDKYLDEALLAGYPQVAIIHGKGTGALRTGVTEYLKNHRMVKSIRFGAAAEGGNGVTIVEFK
- the trxA gene encoding thioredoxin, translating into MVKEITDATFEQETSEGLVLTDFWATWCGPCRMVAPVLEEIQEERGDTLKIVKMDVDENPETPGSFGVMSIPTLLIKKDGEVVDTIIGYRPKEELDEVINKYV
- the uvrC gene encoding excinuclease ABC subunit UvrC, with translation MSSEHIQNKLALLPDQPGCYLMKDRQGTIIYVGKAKILKNRVRSYFSGTHDSKTQRLVQEIVDFEYIVTSSNVEALLLEINLIKKHDPRFNIRLKDDKTYPFIKITSERHPRLIITRQVKKDKGKYFGPYPNVYAANEVKRILDRLYPLRKCSTLPNQVCLYYHLGQCLAPCVFDVEASKYKEMQDEIVSFLNGGYKTVKNDLMKKMQLAAENMEFEKAGEFRDQINAIETTMEKQKMTMNDFVDRDVFGYAIDKGWMCVQVFFIRQGKLIERDVSQFPFYNDADEDFLTFIGQFYQKTNHIPPKEIYLPDDVDSEAVQAVVPDTKIIVPQRGNKKDLVKLAYKNAKIALNEKFMLLERNEERTVGAVERLGEAMGIPTPSRVEAFDNSNIHGTDPVSAMVTFLDGKPSKNDYRKYKIKTVEGPDDYATMREVIRRRYWRVLKEGLPMPDLILIDGGKGQIDSAKDVLTNELGLDIPVAGLAKDDKHRTSQLLFGDPLEIIPLERNSQEFYLLQRMQDEVHRFAITFHRQLRSKTGFQSILDGIPGVGPGRKKKLLKHFGSMKKLKEASIQEIKEAGVPLNVAEEVHKHITAFNEKANNTEQK
- a CDS encoding aspartate kinase — translated: MGLVVLKFGGTSVSTVDKIGKTADQAIYEKKQGNKVIVVVSAMGKSTDKLVAMAEEISEAPDHREMDMLLSTGEQITISLLAMTLKEKGHDAISYTGWQAGIETEAVHSNARIADIDSARIESALDAGKIVVVAGFQGLTADGEITTLGRGGSDTTAVAIASALKAEKCAICTDVVGVFTTDPRYVKKAKKLEQITYDEMLELANLGAGVLHPRSVEYAKNFRIPLEVRASHEQVSGTMIEEDLTMENTKVVRGIAFEDQITRVTIHWKQKEAMRVSKVFTKLAENNIDVDIIIQGITGLGHGNLSFTIKTSALLQTLAVLEESKELLQIEKLESEQELAKVSIVGSGMVSNPGVAAQMFEALTENNIPIKMISTSEIKVSTVVPARKMVEAAQVLHDQFDLDK
- a CDS encoding YslB family protein gives rise to the protein MVIMGYESEVFEMTENEQNGHEEHILVPSFGLDLLRNYLIPEILGDEAPHIIYWAGKDLARKFPLDSFEAIIDFFEKASWGKLSTLKEKKDELHLLLEGEMVNSRFLSQENPTFKLEAGFIAEQLQSQKELYTESYDEIDKRKKQVTIIVKWDRKETIDNEERY
- the racE gene encoding glutamate racemase, producing MKQAIGFIDSGVGGLTVVREVLKQLPHEQVYYLGDTARCPYGPRDKEEVRQFTWEMTNFLVDRGIKMLVIACNTATAAALYDIRAKLDIPVIGVIQPGSRAALKATRNNKIGVLGTIGTVESMAYPTALKGLNRRVEVDSLACPKFVSVVESGEYKSAIAKKVVAESLLPLKSTKIDTVILGCTHYPLLKPIIENFMGDDVAVINSGEETASEVSALLDYHNLLDASDKEIQHRFFTTGSTQIFQDIAKDWLNMPKMTVEHIKLGK
- the rph gene encoding ribonuclease PH, yielding MRVDGRESNALRKIEVTPDYLMHPEGSVLIASGNTKVICSASVENKVPPFMRGEGRGWISAEYAMLPRATNTRNIRESSKGKVTGRTMEIQRLIGRALRAVVDLEALGERTIWLDCDVIQADGGTRTASITGAFIAMVMAIAKLDAEVPFTKFPVKDLLAATSVGVLEEGGTVLDLNYIEDSAAQVDMNIIMTGSGAFVELQGTGEEATFSEAELAELIALGKKGIAELIEIQKETLGEEVIARIKGE
- a CDS encoding XTP/dITP diphosphatase, yielding MSKIIIATANKGKAKEFEKIFAQYNIEVATLADFPEIGEIEETGTTFAENAALKAETVASLLNQTVIADDSGLIVDALDGAPGVYSARYAGVAHDDAKNNEKLLANLQGVEPAKRTARFHCTLAVATPSEKTSFYTGEVEGVIAEELCGTNGFGYDPLFFLPEFGCTMAEIPAEKKNEISHRANAIKMLEKDLAEVVEKVTKK
- a CDS encoding metallophosphoesterase, which translates into the protein MKLLVVSDSHSERDCLIHLKEKYENTVDAMIHCGDSELEADDPAIEGFHTVRGNCDFGGGFPNDWVGEVDGYRIFTTHGHLYNIKMTLMNLRYRARELNADFAFFGHSHELGVDMLDDTIILNPGSISLPRGRIRIQTYALIDSTTEGIKVRFMDREDNELTELTQVFPLTKYN